The DNA region TGCATTTGTGGAAATTGTGGAAAAAAGAGTCTCACttgttctcatttttatttttcagtgaaaaCAAAATTGAAACAAAAGCATATAAAAGTTACTCTAAGGCACTTATAATGGAAGTTATTTAGGCAAATTTAGGCAGAAACAtgaaaattattctttaaagctgtttaaatcattgtttttaccTAAATAGGGTTAGCAagctttattataattattaatattattattattttgtttatgctAACATGCACGGATACTGGTGGCTAAACTTTTGGCCACATTCACTTCTATTATTCTGTTAAATGGTCCATCATAACCAAGATTTTACAAGAAAAAGTAGGGACTTAACATTAAGAAATAAGTAGAAGTGGAAAttgatttatagtttatttatggCTGTAGTAATCAACATTAGGCCGGAAATGCTGTCAGATGAGCTGAACTGGTTCTGAACCAGGAATATTCCTTAAAGGAAATACCATGTGGTTTATGATTCATGAGGTTTTGATATAATCAACACTAGATGTGGAGGTGACATGTGACTTAGAAAAAAGATAGATTAAAAAgattagatttgacacattttgaCTTAGTTGATTCTTATTTTTTAGATGTTAGCCCTGttagtattaattatatataatgtgaACATCTGACATGTTACTGCACTGCACAGTATTGGCAGTGCATTGGCAACCAGcacaaaaaaatctgtaataGTATCTGTAGTATTAAATCTGTGAATTGTACATTATGCAATACTTCAGTGCAAAACACTACTGAGAAATATAAATTGCAACCATAATTCCACTTTAGATATATAGGTTTAAAATAATCTATAAGAATatcaataatataacatttttgcaATGTCAACTCAAATAGATCGATGGTTACTATTTTGAGCATTACAAAGAAAAGTATACAAACAAGAACATTCCAAGTATGCACACTATCAAGAGACCGAGATTGAGGATAATTTTGGTTTTTGGAGGTTCTTTGAGCATTTCAGTAAAATTCCTGTCTTCATCTCCAAAAGGCGAATCTGGATCCTCTAAATTTTGTTTATATCCACAAAACCAGTCCAAACATTTCACACACCGTCCCTTATCTCCACCTACATGATCAATGTCCTGTTGTTTGTGGGTATATTGAGACTCCAAGTGGCCATTTGGAAGTATTTCAAGCCCTGTTTGAATAACCTGAGATGCTGGTTTGATTTCCACCTTATTCTTTATCTTCTCATTTTTTGATTCTACAGAACGCTGAGGTAGTTTGTTCTTCTCGGTTTGATTCCTGCTGCGCAGTCCCCACAAAGTAGTAGTAGCAATCTGTTCCTTGCTCGGTGGATCCGTGCAAAGACTGACGACCACCGTCACGAGCCCCGAAACCCAAAACAACACAGCTGCCACATACATGAAATGAACATCCTTGATGAAAGCAGGGCGGTCATCGGTCATGTCACAGTCTGGCTCCCTATAAACAAAGGCAAGAATGAGTCTTACGGCCCCTAGCAAGAAGCCCACTATTCCACCCCAGAATGCACCAGTCTCATTGCAACGTTTCCAAAGGACACCAAGCAAGAAGAGTGCAGCGATGGGTGGCGTGAGGTAATCCGACACCTCCTGAATGTAGAGAAACATCTGACCACCTTGCATCTCAACGACGAAGGGGACCCAGGCTATGCTAATGGCTACTATGAGGACCACAAACATGCGTCCCACCACCATGAGCTCTTTGGAGGAAGCCTGGTGACGTACCATCTTATAGATATCAAGGGTGAAGATAGTACTGGCGCTGTTAAAGATCGAGTCCAAGTCACTCATGAGAGCGGCGAGCATCACCGCCATCATCAAGCCTCGTAGACCTACGGGCATGACGTTCATGACGAGGCGAGGATATGCAATGTTAGTACAACCGGCTTTGCTGTTGCAGACTCGCATGCAGTGCTCTGGACCGATGCAAGCAAGTTCATCAGCAAAGAGCACACGGGAGATCATCCCTGGAATCACAATGATAAACATTGGTAGGACTTTCAGGACGCCCGCCATCAGGGTTGACCCTTTTGCGTGGGCAATATTTCGAGCTGCCAGGACTCTCTGGACTATGACCTGATCAGCACACCAGTACCAGATCGAAGCTGGAGTCTGGCCCAGAAGAAAAGCAGGCCACGGCAGGTCTTTGTCCAAAGGACCCCTTAAGATCTTAAACGAATCTGGCTTAGGATGCACATGGCAGGAATTGGAGTAGGTGATGTTATTCTCGAACTCAATGGCAGTGATGTTGGGAGAGGCGTTCATGTACTTGGAGCGTAAACCCTCGAAACCTCCGACCTTAACTAAACTGATAGCCATCAGGCACAGTGCTCCCGATATCATGAGGAACGCCTGCAGAGTGTCCGTGTAGATAACCGCCACCAGGCCGCCAGTTATCGTGAGAAGGGCGGTCATGGTGATGAGCAGGATTATGGACACGTACAGGTTCCAGCCCAGAGATTCCTGGATAAACAGCGCTCCGGAATATAGATCCACTGAGAGCTTGGTGAAAATGTAGAGGAGCAGAGTTAGGGACGCGAAGAAAACCTTCAGCCGCTTCCCGCCGAATCTTTTGGAGAGGTACTCCGGCATGGTGTACACACCTGAGTGGATGTAAACGGGTATGAAGACCCAGCCCAGGAGCTGCAGCAGTAGAATCGCATTGAACTCCCAAGC from Carassius auratus strain Wakin unplaced genomic scaffold, ASM336829v1 scaf_tig00217184, whole genome shotgun sequence includes:
- the LOC113100116 gene encoding sodium/myo-inositol cotransporter-like translates to MASTMEAADIVVVAMYFILVLAFGFFAMWKANRGTVSGYFLAGRSMNWMMIGASLFVSNIGSEHFIGLAGSGAASGFAVGAWEFNAILLLQLLGWVFIPVYIHSGVYTMPEYLSKRFGGKRLKVFFASLTLLLYIFTKLSVDLYSGALFIQESLGWNLYVSIILLITMTALLTITGGLVAVIYTDTLQAFLMISGALCLMAISLVKVGGFEGLRSKYMNASPNITAIEFENNITYSNSCHVHPKPDSFKILRGPLDKDLPWPAFLLGQTPASIWYWCADQVIVQRVLAARNIAHAKGSTLMAGVLKVLPMFIIVIPGMISRVLFADELACIGPEHCMRVCNSKAGCTNIAYPRLVMNVMPVGLRGLMMAVMLAALMSDLDSIFNSASTIFTLDIYKMVRHQASSKELMVVGRMFVVLIVAISIAWVPFVVEMQGGQMFLYIQEVSDYLTPPIAALFLLGVLWKRCNETGAFWGGIVGFLLGAVRLILAFVYREPDCDMTDDRPAFIKDVHFMYVAAVLFWVSGLVTVVVSLCTDPPSKEQIATTTLWGLRSRNQTEKNKLPQRSVESKNEKIKNKVEIKPASQVIQTGLEILPNGHLESQYTHKQQDIDHVGGDKGRCVKCLDWFCGYKQNLEDPDSPFGDEDRNFTEMLKEPPKTKIILNLGLLIVCILGMFLFVYFSL